In Bombus huntii isolate Logan2020A chromosome 9, iyBomHunt1.1, whole genome shotgun sequence, a single window of DNA contains:
- the LOC126869140 gene encoding zinc transporter ZIP13 homolog isoform X2: MATDMCMQQNCTYSIGFLYEMITEEMWTPWKAMVEYFDYTPWLFALLGSTLIGLTGIFPLFIIPIEEGANLRTGDSANTLKILLSFAVGGLLGDVFLHLLPETWASSSLNKADDGHPSMTCGLWVLGGFLVFVIVEKLFAFEQEAEIEDTSINNAELCEKTSTEAEKEMENNNCINLIGSNPKNGFSKRLPNEFSKAINELRPFLEKKNGYSELPNNFKDNHKNGFVSNGMKPVLMCNELSNTLKGLPLNEVKDCLKKFAKNANGFSTELSKGYLKKDKAGKASSDKQIVAKQKSKHITGYLNLIANIIDNFTHGLAVGGSFLVSFRLGALTTFAILIHEIPHEVGDFAILLRSGFNRWDAARAQLLTASGGIFGAMSAIIFSGGEVGAKTNWILPFTAGGFLHISMVTILPELLKETTNPKESLKQIVALLFGITIMAFLTILFD; this comes from the exons ATGGCGACAGACATGTGCATGCAACAGAACTGTACCTATTCTATCGGATTTTTGTATGAAATGATCACAGAAGAGATGTGGACGCCATGGAAGGCGATGGTGGAATATTTCGATTACACACCATGGCTGTTTGCTTTGCTTGGAAGTACCCTGATTGGACTGACTGGTATTTTCCCCCTATTTATCATCCCCATTGAAGAAGGTGCCAACCTAAGGACCGGAG ATAGCGCTaatacattgaaaatattgCTGAGCTTCGCAGTCGGTGGCCTTCTGGGCGACGTCTTCCTGCATCTGCTACCGGAAACATGGGCGAGCAGTTCTTTGAACAAAG CGGATGATGGACATCCGTCGATGACGTGCGGTCTATGGGTACTAGGAGGCTTCTTGGTATTCGTCATAGTGGAGAAACTGTTTGCTTTCGAGCAAGAAGCTGAAATCGAGGATACGTCCATAAATAACGCAGAACTGTGCGAAAAAACTAGCACTGAAGCTGAAAAGGAGATGGAAAATAACAACTGTATTAATTTGATCGGAAGCAATCCGAAGAACGGTTTTTCAAAGCGACTTCCCAATGAATTTTCGAAAGCCATTAACGAG TTGCGGCCCtttttagaaaagaaaaacggaTACTCCGAACTGCCGAATAATTTCAAAGATAACCATAAGAACGGCTTCGTTAGCAACGGCATGAAGCCAGTATTAATGTGCAACGAGTTGTCGAATACCCTAAAAGGTTTGCCGTTGAACGAGGTAAAAGATTGTTTAAAGAAATTTGCGAAGAACGCTAATGGTTTTTCAACCGAGTTGTCGAAaggttatttaaaaaaagacaaagCGGGCAAAGCTTCTAGCGATAAACAGATTGTTGCGAAACAAAAGTCCAAGCATATAACTGGCTATCTTAACCTGATAGCCAATATCATAGATAACTTTACTCATGGATTGGCTGTAGGCGGCTCTTTCCTCGTATCCTTCCGTTTAGGTGCTCTCACCACGTTTGCTATTCTCATACACGAGATTCCGCACGAGGTCGGAGATTTCGCAATTTTATTACGCAGTGGATTCAACAGATGGGATGCTGCGCGGGCGCAGCTTCTCACAGCTAGCGGTGGCATTTTTGGAGCCATGTCTGCAATAATTTTCTCTGGCGGTGAAGTAG gAGCGAAAACAAATTGGATATTGCCCTTCACCGCGGGTGGCTTTCTTCATATCAGCATGGTCACCATTTTGCCCGAACTGCTTAAGGAAACTACTAATCCTAAAGAATCTTTGAAACAAATAGTCGCGTTGCTCTTTGGTATTACCATTATGGCATTTTTAACGATTCTTTTCGATTAA
- the LOC126869140 gene encoding zinc transporter ZIP13 homolog isoform X6 encodes MKIGGESLLPTWLVDSANTLKILLSFAVGGLLGDVFLHLLPETWASSSLNKADDGHPSMTCGLWVLGGFLVFVIVEKLFAFEQEAEIEDTSINNAELCEKTSTEAEKEMENNNCINLIGSNPKNGFSKRLPNEFSKAINELRPFLEKKNGYSELPNNFKDNHKNGFVSNGMKPVLMCNELSNTLKGLPLNEVKDCLKKFAKNANGFSTELSKGYLKKDKAGKASSDKQIVAKQKSKHITGYLNLIANIIDNFTHGLAVGGSFLVSFRLGALTTFAILIHEIPHEVGDFAILLRSGFNRWDAARAQLLTASGGIFGAMSAIIFSGGEVGAKTNWILPFTAGGFLHISMVTILPELLKETTNPKESLKQIVALLFGITIMAFLTILFD; translated from the exons ATGAAGATAGGAGGAGAAAGCCTCCTACCAACGTGGCTAGTAG ATAGCGCTaatacattgaaaatattgCTGAGCTTCGCAGTCGGTGGCCTTCTGGGCGACGTCTTCCTGCATCTGCTACCGGAAACATGGGCGAGCAGTTCTTTGAACAAAG CGGATGATGGACATCCGTCGATGACGTGCGGTCTATGGGTACTAGGAGGCTTCTTGGTATTCGTCATAGTGGAGAAACTGTTTGCTTTCGAGCAAGAAGCTGAAATCGAGGATACGTCCATAAATAACGCAGAACTGTGCGAAAAAACTAGCACTGAAGCTGAAAAGGAGATGGAAAATAACAACTGTATTAATTTGATCGGAAGCAATCCGAAGAACGGTTTTTCAAAGCGACTTCCCAATGAATTTTCGAAAGCCATTAACGAG TTGCGGCCCtttttagaaaagaaaaacggaTACTCCGAACTGCCGAATAATTTCAAAGATAACCATAAGAACGGCTTCGTTAGCAACGGCATGAAGCCAGTATTAATGTGCAACGAGTTGTCGAATACCCTAAAAGGTTTGCCGTTGAACGAGGTAAAAGATTGTTTAAAGAAATTTGCGAAGAACGCTAATGGTTTTTCAACCGAGTTGTCGAAaggttatttaaaaaaagacaaagCGGGCAAAGCTTCTAGCGATAAACAGATTGTTGCGAAACAAAAGTCCAAGCATATAACTGGCTATCTTAACCTGATAGCCAATATCATAGATAACTTTACTCATGGATTGGCTGTAGGCGGCTCTTTCCTCGTATCCTTCCGTTTAGGTGCTCTCACCACGTTTGCTATTCTCATACACGAGATTCCGCACGAGGTCGGAGATTTCGCAATTTTATTACGCAGTGGATTCAACAGATGGGATGCTGCGCGGGCGCAGCTTCTCACAGCTAGCGGTGGCATTTTTGGAGCCATGTCTGCAATAATTTTCTCTGGCGGTGAAGTAG gAGCGAAAACAAATTGGATATTGCCCTTCACCGCGGGTGGCTTTCTTCATATCAGCATGGTCACCATTTTGCCCGAACTGCTTAAGGAAACTACTAATCCTAAAGAATCTTTGAAACAAATAGTCGCGTTGCTCTTTGGTATTACCATTATGGCATTTTTAACGATTCTTTTCGATTAA
- the LOC126869140 gene encoding zinc transporter ZIP13 homolog isoform X8, protein MVSRQFRRHFADSANTLKILLSFAVGGLLGDVFLHLLPETWASSSLNKADDGHPSMTCGLWVLGGFLVFVIVEKLFAFEQEAEIEDTSINNAELCEKTSTEAEKEMENNNCINLIGSNPKNGFSKRLPNEFSKAINELRPFLEKKNGYSELPNNFKDNHKNGFVSNGMKPVLMCNELSNTLKGLPLNEVKDCLKKFAKNANGFSTELSKGYLKKDKAGKASSDKQIVAKQKSKHITGYLNLIANIIDNFTHGLAVGGSFLVSFRLGALTTFAILIHEIPHEVGDFAILLRSGFNRWDAARAQLLTASGGIFGAMSAIIFSGGEVGAKTNWILPFTAGGFLHISMVTILPELLKETTNPKESLKQIVALLFGITIMAFLTILFD, encoded by the exons ATGGTCTCCAGGCAATTTCGACGCCACTTCGCAG ATAGCGCTaatacattgaaaatattgCTGAGCTTCGCAGTCGGTGGCCTTCTGGGCGACGTCTTCCTGCATCTGCTACCGGAAACATGGGCGAGCAGTTCTTTGAACAAAG CGGATGATGGACATCCGTCGATGACGTGCGGTCTATGGGTACTAGGAGGCTTCTTGGTATTCGTCATAGTGGAGAAACTGTTTGCTTTCGAGCAAGAAGCTGAAATCGAGGATACGTCCATAAATAACGCAGAACTGTGCGAAAAAACTAGCACTGAAGCTGAAAAGGAGATGGAAAATAACAACTGTATTAATTTGATCGGAAGCAATCCGAAGAACGGTTTTTCAAAGCGACTTCCCAATGAATTTTCGAAAGCCATTAACGAG TTGCGGCCCtttttagaaaagaaaaacggaTACTCCGAACTGCCGAATAATTTCAAAGATAACCATAAGAACGGCTTCGTTAGCAACGGCATGAAGCCAGTATTAATGTGCAACGAGTTGTCGAATACCCTAAAAGGTTTGCCGTTGAACGAGGTAAAAGATTGTTTAAAGAAATTTGCGAAGAACGCTAATGGTTTTTCAACCGAGTTGTCGAAaggttatttaaaaaaagacaaagCGGGCAAAGCTTCTAGCGATAAACAGATTGTTGCGAAACAAAAGTCCAAGCATATAACTGGCTATCTTAACCTGATAGCCAATATCATAGATAACTTTACTCATGGATTGGCTGTAGGCGGCTCTTTCCTCGTATCCTTCCGTTTAGGTGCTCTCACCACGTTTGCTATTCTCATACACGAGATTCCGCACGAGGTCGGAGATTTCGCAATTTTATTACGCAGTGGATTCAACAGATGGGATGCTGCGCGGGCGCAGCTTCTCACAGCTAGCGGTGGCATTTTTGGAGCCATGTCTGCAATAATTTTCTCTGGCGGTGAAGTAG gAGCGAAAACAAATTGGATATTGCCCTTCACCGCGGGTGGCTTTCTTCATATCAGCATGGTCACCATTTTGCCCGAACTGCTTAAGGAAACTACTAATCCTAAAGAATCTTTGAAACAAATAGTCGCGTTGCTCTTTGGTATTACCATTATGGCATTTTTAACGATTCTTTTCGATTAA
- the LOC126869140 gene encoding zinc transporter ZIP13 homolog isoform X4: MVKLLTSRDLALNLSASYRKGRPSIRAQTRMCVGGELEQFSRTCSIYSANTLKILLSFAVGGLLGDVFLHLLPETWASSSLNKADDGHPSMTCGLWVLGGFLVFVIVEKLFAFEQEAEIEDTSINNAELCEKTSTEAEKEMENNNCINLIGSNPKNGFSKRLPNEFSKAINELRPFLEKKNGYSELPNNFKDNHKNGFVSNGMKPVLMCNELSNTLKGLPLNEVKDCLKKFAKNANGFSTELSKGYLKKDKAGKASSDKQIVAKQKSKHITGYLNLIANIIDNFTHGLAVGGSFLVSFRLGALTTFAILIHEIPHEVGDFAILLRSGFNRWDAARAQLLTASGGIFGAMSAIIFSGGEVGAKTNWILPFTAGGFLHISMVTILPELLKETTNPKESLKQIVALLFGITIMAFLTILFD, translated from the exons ATGGTAAAATTGTTAACATCGCGCGATTTAGCTTTAAATTTATCGGCTTCGTACAGAAAAGGCCGACCATCCATCCGTGCACAGACGCGTATGTGCGTGGGAGGAGAGTTAGAACAATTTTCTAGAACGTGTTCGATCT ATAGCGCTaatacattgaaaatattgCTGAGCTTCGCAGTCGGTGGCCTTCTGGGCGACGTCTTCCTGCATCTGCTACCGGAAACATGGGCGAGCAGTTCTTTGAACAAAG CGGATGATGGACATCCGTCGATGACGTGCGGTCTATGGGTACTAGGAGGCTTCTTGGTATTCGTCATAGTGGAGAAACTGTTTGCTTTCGAGCAAGAAGCTGAAATCGAGGATACGTCCATAAATAACGCAGAACTGTGCGAAAAAACTAGCACTGAAGCTGAAAAGGAGATGGAAAATAACAACTGTATTAATTTGATCGGAAGCAATCCGAAGAACGGTTTTTCAAAGCGACTTCCCAATGAATTTTCGAAAGCCATTAACGAG TTGCGGCCCtttttagaaaagaaaaacggaTACTCCGAACTGCCGAATAATTTCAAAGATAACCATAAGAACGGCTTCGTTAGCAACGGCATGAAGCCAGTATTAATGTGCAACGAGTTGTCGAATACCCTAAAAGGTTTGCCGTTGAACGAGGTAAAAGATTGTTTAAAGAAATTTGCGAAGAACGCTAATGGTTTTTCAACCGAGTTGTCGAAaggttatttaaaaaaagacaaagCGGGCAAAGCTTCTAGCGATAAACAGATTGTTGCGAAACAAAAGTCCAAGCATATAACTGGCTATCTTAACCTGATAGCCAATATCATAGATAACTTTACTCATGGATTGGCTGTAGGCGGCTCTTTCCTCGTATCCTTCCGTTTAGGTGCTCTCACCACGTTTGCTATTCTCATACACGAGATTCCGCACGAGGTCGGAGATTTCGCAATTTTATTACGCAGTGGATTCAACAGATGGGATGCTGCGCGGGCGCAGCTTCTCACAGCTAGCGGTGGCATTTTTGGAGCCATGTCTGCAATAATTTTCTCTGGCGGTGAAGTAG gAGCGAAAACAAATTGGATATTGCCCTTCACCGCGGGTGGCTTTCTTCATATCAGCATGGTCACCATTTTGCCCGAACTGCTTAAGGAAACTACTAATCCTAAAGAATCTTTGAAACAAATAGTCGCGTTGCTCTTTGGTATTACCATTATGGCATTTTTAACGATTCTTTTCGATTAA
- the LOC126869140 gene encoding zinc transporter ZIP13 homolog isoform X3 has protein sequence MVKLLTSRDLALNLSASYRKGRPSIRAQTRMCVGGELEQFSRTCSIYSANTLKILLSFAVGGLLGDVFLHLLPETWASSSLNKAADDGHPSMTCGLWVLGGFLVFVIVEKLFAFEQEAEIEDTSINNAELCEKTSTEAEKEMENNNCINLIGSNPKNGFSKRLPNEFSKAINELRPFLEKKNGYSELPNNFKDNHKNGFVSNGMKPVLMCNELSNTLKGLPLNEVKDCLKKFAKNANGFSTELSKGYLKKDKAGKASSDKQIVAKQKSKHITGYLNLIANIIDNFTHGLAVGGSFLVSFRLGALTTFAILIHEIPHEVGDFAILLRSGFNRWDAARAQLLTASGGIFGAMSAIIFSGGEVGAKTNWILPFTAGGFLHISMVTILPELLKETTNPKESLKQIVALLFGITIMAFLTILFD, from the exons ATGGTAAAATTGTTAACATCGCGCGATTTAGCTTTAAATTTATCGGCTTCGTACAGAAAAGGCCGACCATCCATCCGTGCACAGACGCGTATGTGCGTGGGAGGAGAGTTAGAACAATTTTCTAGAACGTGTTCGATCT ATAGCGCTaatacattgaaaatattgCTGAGCTTCGCAGTCGGTGGCCTTCTGGGCGACGTCTTCCTGCATCTGCTACCGGAAACATGGGCGAGCAGTTCTTTGAACAAAG CAGCGGATGATGGACATCCGTCGATGACGTGCGGTCTATGGGTACTAGGAGGCTTCTTGGTATTCGTCATAGTGGAGAAACTGTTTGCTTTCGAGCAAGAAGCTGAAATCGAGGATACGTCCATAAATAACGCAGAACTGTGCGAAAAAACTAGCACTGAAGCTGAAAAGGAGATGGAAAATAACAACTGTATTAATTTGATCGGAAGCAATCCGAAGAACGGTTTTTCAAAGCGACTTCCCAATGAATTTTCGAAAGCCATTAACGAG TTGCGGCCCtttttagaaaagaaaaacggaTACTCCGAACTGCCGAATAATTTCAAAGATAACCATAAGAACGGCTTCGTTAGCAACGGCATGAAGCCAGTATTAATGTGCAACGAGTTGTCGAATACCCTAAAAGGTTTGCCGTTGAACGAGGTAAAAGATTGTTTAAAGAAATTTGCGAAGAACGCTAATGGTTTTTCAACCGAGTTGTCGAAaggttatttaaaaaaagacaaagCGGGCAAAGCTTCTAGCGATAAACAGATTGTTGCGAAACAAAAGTCCAAGCATATAACTGGCTATCTTAACCTGATAGCCAATATCATAGATAACTTTACTCATGGATTGGCTGTAGGCGGCTCTTTCCTCGTATCCTTCCGTTTAGGTGCTCTCACCACGTTTGCTATTCTCATACACGAGATTCCGCACGAGGTCGGAGATTTCGCAATTTTATTACGCAGTGGATTCAACAGATGGGATGCTGCGCGGGCGCAGCTTCTCACAGCTAGCGGTGGCATTTTTGGAGCCATGTCTGCAATAATTTTCTCTGGCGGTGAAGTAG gAGCGAAAACAAATTGGATATTGCCCTTCACCGCGGGTGGCTTTCTTCATATCAGCATGGTCACCATTTTGCCCGAACTGCTTAAGGAAACTACTAATCCTAAAGAATCTTTGAAACAAATAGTCGCGTTGCTCTTTGGTATTACCATTATGGCATTTTTAACGATTCTTTTCGATTAA
- the LOC126869140 gene encoding zinc transporter ZIP13 homolog isoform X7, whose translation MVSRQFRRHFADSANTLKILLSFAVGGLLGDVFLHLLPETWASSSLNKAADDGHPSMTCGLWVLGGFLVFVIVEKLFAFEQEAEIEDTSINNAELCEKTSTEAEKEMENNNCINLIGSNPKNGFSKRLPNEFSKAINELRPFLEKKNGYSELPNNFKDNHKNGFVSNGMKPVLMCNELSNTLKGLPLNEVKDCLKKFAKNANGFSTELSKGYLKKDKAGKASSDKQIVAKQKSKHITGYLNLIANIIDNFTHGLAVGGSFLVSFRLGALTTFAILIHEIPHEVGDFAILLRSGFNRWDAARAQLLTASGGIFGAMSAIIFSGGEVGAKTNWILPFTAGGFLHISMVTILPELLKETTNPKESLKQIVALLFGITIMAFLTILFD comes from the exons ATGGTCTCCAGGCAATTTCGACGCCACTTCGCAG ATAGCGCTaatacattgaaaatattgCTGAGCTTCGCAGTCGGTGGCCTTCTGGGCGACGTCTTCCTGCATCTGCTACCGGAAACATGGGCGAGCAGTTCTTTGAACAAAG CAGCGGATGATGGACATCCGTCGATGACGTGCGGTCTATGGGTACTAGGAGGCTTCTTGGTATTCGTCATAGTGGAGAAACTGTTTGCTTTCGAGCAAGAAGCTGAAATCGAGGATACGTCCATAAATAACGCAGAACTGTGCGAAAAAACTAGCACTGAAGCTGAAAAGGAGATGGAAAATAACAACTGTATTAATTTGATCGGAAGCAATCCGAAGAACGGTTTTTCAAAGCGACTTCCCAATGAATTTTCGAAAGCCATTAACGAG TTGCGGCCCtttttagaaaagaaaaacggaTACTCCGAACTGCCGAATAATTTCAAAGATAACCATAAGAACGGCTTCGTTAGCAACGGCATGAAGCCAGTATTAATGTGCAACGAGTTGTCGAATACCCTAAAAGGTTTGCCGTTGAACGAGGTAAAAGATTGTTTAAAGAAATTTGCGAAGAACGCTAATGGTTTTTCAACCGAGTTGTCGAAaggttatttaaaaaaagacaaagCGGGCAAAGCTTCTAGCGATAAACAGATTGTTGCGAAACAAAAGTCCAAGCATATAACTGGCTATCTTAACCTGATAGCCAATATCATAGATAACTTTACTCATGGATTGGCTGTAGGCGGCTCTTTCCTCGTATCCTTCCGTTTAGGTGCTCTCACCACGTTTGCTATTCTCATACACGAGATTCCGCACGAGGTCGGAGATTTCGCAATTTTATTACGCAGTGGATTCAACAGATGGGATGCTGCGCGGGCGCAGCTTCTCACAGCTAGCGGTGGCATTTTTGGAGCCATGTCTGCAATAATTTTCTCTGGCGGTGAAGTAG gAGCGAAAACAAATTGGATATTGCCCTTCACCGCGGGTGGCTTTCTTCATATCAGCATGGTCACCATTTTGCCCGAACTGCTTAAGGAAACTACTAATCCTAAAGAATCTTTGAAACAAATAGTCGCGTTGCTCTTTGGTATTACCATTATGGCATTTTTAACGATTCTTTTCGATTAA
- the LOC126869140 gene encoding zinc transporter ZIP13 homolog isoform X1 translates to MATDMCMQQNCTYSIGFLYEMITEEMWTPWKAMVEYFDYTPWLFALLGSTLIGLTGIFPLFIIPIEEGANLRTGDSANTLKILLSFAVGGLLGDVFLHLLPETWASSSLNKAADDGHPSMTCGLWVLGGFLVFVIVEKLFAFEQEAEIEDTSINNAELCEKTSTEAEKEMENNNCINLIGSNPKNGFSKRLPNEFSKAINELRPFLEKKNGYSELPNNFKDNHKNGFVSNGMKPVLMCNELSNTLKGLPLNEVKDCLKKFAKNANGFSTELSKGYLKKDKAGKASSDKQIVAKQKSKHITGYLNLIANIIDNFTHGLAVGGSFLVSFRLGALTTFAILIHEIPHEVGDFAILLRSGFNRWDAARAQLLTASGGIFGAMSAIIFSGGEVGAKTNWILPFTAGGFLHISMVTILPELLKETTNPKESLKQIVALLFGITIMAFLTILFD, encoded by the exons ATGGCGACAGACATGTGCATGCAACAGAACTGTACCTATTCTATCGGATTTTTGTATGAAATGATCACAGAAGAGATGTGGACGCCATGGAAGGCGATGGTGGAATATTTCGATTACACACCATGGCTGTTTGCTTTGCTTGGAAGTACCCTGATTGGACTGACTGGTATTTTCCCCCTATTTATCATCCCCATTGAAGAAGGTGCCAACCTAAGGACCGGAG ATAGCGCTaatacattgaaaatattgCTGAGCTTCGCAGTCGGTGGCCTTCTGGGCGACGTCTTCCTGCATCTGCTACCGGAAACATGGGCGAGCAGTTCTTTGAACAAAG CAGCGGATGATGGACATCCGTCGATGACGTGCGGTCTATGGGTACTAGGAGGCTTCTTGGTATTCGTCATAGTGGAGAAACTGTTTGCTTTCGAGCAAGAAGCTGAAATCGAGGATACGTCCATAAATAACGCAGAACTGTGCGAAAAAACTAGCACTGAAGCTGAAAAGGAGATGGAAAATAACAACTGTATTAATTTGATCGGAAGCAATCCGAAGAACGGTTTTTCAAAGCGACTTCCCAATGAATTTTCGAAAGCCATTAACGAG TTGCGGCCCtttttagaaaagaaaaacggaTACTCCGAACTGCCGAATAATTTCAAAGATAACCATAAGAACGGCTTCGTTAGCAACGGCATGAAGCCAGTATTAATGTGCAACGAGTTGTCGAATACCCTAAAAGGTTTGCCGTTGAACGAGGTAAAAGATTGTTTAAAGAAATTTGCGAAGAACGCTAATGGTTTTTCAACCGAGTTGTCGAAaggttatttaaaaaaagacaaagCGGGCAAAGCTTCTAGCGATAAACAGATTGTTGCGAAACAAAAGTCCAAGCATATAACTGGCTATCTTAACCTGATAGCCAATATCATAGATAACTTTACTCATGGATTGGCTGTAGGCGGCTCTTTCCTCGTATCCTTCCGTTTAGGTGCTCTCACCACGTTTGCTATTCTCATACACGAGATTCCGCACGAGGTCGGAGATTTCGCAATTTTATTACGCAGTGGATTCAACAGATGGGATGCTGCGCGGGCGCAGCTTCTCACAGCTAGCGGTGGCATTTTTGGAGCCATGTCTGCAATAATTTTCTCTGGCGGTGAAGTAG gAGCGAAAACAAATTGGATATTGCCCTTCACCGCGGGTGGCTTTCTTCATATCAGCATGGTCACCATTTTGCCCGAACTGCTTAAGGAAACTACTAATCCTAAAGAATCTTTGAAACAAATAGTCGCGTTGCTCTTTGGTATTACCATTATGGCATTTTTAACGATTCTTTTCGATTAA
- the LOC126869140 gene encoding zinc transporter ZIP13 homolog isoform X5, translating into MKIGGESLLPTWLVDSANTLKILLSFAVGGLLGDVFLHLLPETWASSSLNKAADDGHPSMTCGLWVLGGFLVFVIVEKLFAFEQEAEIEDTSINNAELCEKTSTEAEKEMENNNCINLIGSNPKNGFSKRLPNEFSKAINELRPFLEKKNGYSELPNNFKDNHKNGFVSNGMKPVLMCNELSNTLKGLPLNEVKDCLKKFAKNANGFSTELSKGYLKKDKAGKASSDKQIVAKQKSKHITGYLNLIANIIDNFTHGLAVGGSFLVSFRLGALTTFAILIHEIPHEVGDFAILLRSGFNRWDAARAQLLTASGGIFGAMSAIIFSGGEVGAKTNWILPFTAGGFLHISMVTILPELLKETTNPKESLKQIVALLFGITIMAFLTILFD; encoded by the exons ATGAAGATAGGAGGAGAAAGCCTCCTACCAACGTGGCTAGTAG ATAGCGCTaatacattgaaaatattgCTGAGCTTCGCAGTCGGTGGCCTTCTGGGCGACGTCTTCCTGCATCTGCTACCGGAAACATGGGCGAGCAGTTCTTTGAACAAAG CAGCGGATGATGGACATCCGTCGATGACGTGCGGTCTATGGGTACTAGGAGGCTTCTTGGTATTCGTCATAGTGGAGAAACTGTTTGCTTTCGAGCAAGAAGCTGAAATCGAGGATACGTCCATAAATAACGCAGAACTGTGCGAAAAAACTAGCACTGAAGCTGAAAAGGAGATGGAAAATAACAACTGTATTAATTTGATCGGAAGCAATCCGAAGAACGGTTTTTCAAAGCGACTTCCCAATGAATTTTCGAAAGCCATTAACGAG TTGCGGCCCtttttagaaaagaaaaacggaTACTCCGAACTGCCGAATAATTTCAAAGATAACCATAAGAACGGCTTCGTTAGCAACGGCATGAAGCCAGTATTAATGTGCAACGAGTTGTCGAATACCCTAAAAGGTTTGCCGTTGAACGAGGTAAAAGATTGTTTAAAGAAATTTGCGAAGAACGCTAATGGTTTTTCAACCGAGTTGTCGAAaggttatttaaaaaaagacaaagCGGGCAAAGCTTCTAGCGATAAACAGATTGTTGCGAAACAAAAGTCCAAGCATATAACTGGCTATCTTAACCTGATAGCCAATATCATAGATAACTTTACTCATGGATTGGCTGTAGGCGGCTCTTTCCTCGTATCCTTCCGTTTAGGTGCTCTCACCACGTTTGCTATTCTCATACACGAGATTCCGCACGAGGTCGGAGATTTCGCAATTTTATTACGCAGTGGATTCAACAGATGGGATGCTGCGCGGGCGCAGCTTCTCACAGCTAGCGGTGGCATTTTTGGAGCCATGTCTGCAATAATTTTCTCTGGCGGTGAAGTAG gAGCGAAAACAAATTGGATATTGCCCTTCACCGCGGGTGGCTTTCTTCATATCAGCATGGTCACCATTTTGCCCGAACTGCTTAAGGAAACTACTAATCCTAAAGAATCTTTGAAACAAATAGTCGCGTTGCTCTTTGGTATTACCATTATGGCATTTTTAACGATTCTTTTCGATTAA